From Brassica oleracea var. oleracea cultivar TO1000 chromosome C3, BOL, whole genome shotgun sequence, a single genomic window includes:
- the LOC106330963 gene encoding 3-hydroxy-3-methylglutaryl-coenzyme A reductase 1-like, which produces MRMDMVTKGVHNVIEFLSDDSPDMDVIGISDNLFSDINKPAAVNCIEGHGSSLGRFKSHASNIVFDVFIATCQDPAQNMESSQIDGSH; this is translated from the exons ATGAGGATGGACATGGTAACCAAAGGTGTGCATAATGTTATTGAGTTCCTCAGCGATGATTCCCCTGATATGGATGTGATCGGAATCTCTG ATAACTTATTCTCCGACATTAATAAACCTGCTGCGGTGAACTGCATCGAGGGACATGGCA GCTCTCTAGGTCGATTCAAATCTCATGCCAGCAACATAGTGTTTGATGTATTCATAGCTACTTGCCAAGATCCAGCCCAAAACATGGAGAGCTCTCAAATTGATGGAAGCCATTAA
- the LOC106332642 gene encoding cysteine proteinase COT44-like encodes MASSTKLISLLLLYVVISLASGDESTTINNHLDLPSDGSWRTDEEVRSIYLQWCAEHGKTSNNNGIINQQDEKFNIFKDNLRFIDLHNENNKNATYKLGLTIFSDLTNDEYRRLYLGARTESVRRITKAKNVNMKYSAAVNDVEVPETVDWRRKGAVNAIKNQGTCGSCWAFSTAAAVEGINKIVTGELISLSEQELVDCDRSYNQGCNGGLMDYAFQFIMKNGGLNTEQDYPYRGSNGKCNSLLRNSRVVTIDGYEDVPTEDETALKRAVSYQPVSVAIEAGGRVFQHYQSGIFTGKCGTNLDHAVVAVGYGSENGIDYWIVRNSWGTRWGEDGYIRMERNLARSKSGKCGIAVEASYPVKYSPNPVRGTSSV; translated from the exons ATGGCTTCCTCAACAAAACTCATTTCTTTACTTCTCCTATACGTCGTCATTTCATTAGCCTCCGGTGATGAGTCCACTACCATTAACAACCATCTCGATCTTCCATCGGACGGCTCATGGAGAACCGATGAAGAAGTGAGGTCCATCTACTTACAGTGGTGTGCGGAGCACGGGAAAACTAGCAACAACAACGGTATCATCAACCAACAAGACGAAAAGTTCAATATTTTTAAAGACAACCTAAGGTTCATTGATCTACACAATGAGAACAACAAGAACGCTACTTACAAGCTTGGTCTCACCATATTCTCTGATCTCACTAACGATGAGTACCGGAGGTTATACCTCGGGGCAAGAACCGAGTCTGTCCGCCGCATCACTAAGGCCAAGAACGTTAACATGAAATACTCGGCCGCAGTAAACGACGTGGAGGTTCCGGAGACGGTTGATTGGAGACGGAAAGGAGCCGTTAATGCCATTAAAAACCAAGGAACTTGCG GAAGTTGTTGGGCGTTTTCGACAGCTGCAGCAGTAGAAGGTATAAACAAGATCGTAACAGGAGAACTCATATCTCTGTCCGAACAAGAACTTGTCGACTGCGACAGATCCTACAACCAAGGCTGCAACGGTGGTTTAATGGACTATGCTTTTCAATTCATCATGAAAAACGGCGGTTTGAACACCGAGCAAGATTATCCTTACCGTGGTTCCAATGGAAAATGCAATTCTTTACTG AGGAATTCAAGAGTTGTAACTATTGATGGTTACGAAGATGTTCCTACTGAAGATGAAACGGCGTTGAAGAGAGCAGTTTCATACCAGCCCGTGAGTGTTGCCATTGAAGCTGGTGGAAGAGTTTTCCAACATTACCAATCG GGGATCTTCACTGGAAAGTGTGGGACAAATCTAGATCATGCAGTGGTGGCTGTTGGTTATGGTTCAGAGAACGGTATTGACTATTGGATTGTAAGGAACTCGTGGGGTACACGTTGGGGAGAGGATGGTTACATTAGGATGGAGAGAAACTTGGCAAGGTCCAAGTCCGGCAAGTGTGGAATTGCGGTTGAAGCCTCGTACCCGGTTAAGTACAGTCCAAACCCGGTTCGTGGAACCAGCAGTGTTTGA